In Desulfobacterales bacterium, the following are encoded in one genomic region:
- a CDS encoding (2Fe-2S) ferredoxin domain-containing protein — protein MAKLSIDDLKKIKEKTAKETSLRDGPANIKVTVHMGTCGIAAGARDVMSALMEEMAEADRQDIRVVASGCMGMCSSEPNVTIEVEDSEPIVYQLMDANKMRQVFKRHVLLGEVQTDFALAKM, from the coding sequence ATGGCAAAGTTATCCATTGATGATCTTAAAAAGATCAAAGAAAAAACCGCCAAGGAAACCTCACTACGAGATGGCCCCGCCAACATCAAGGTCACCGTGCATATGGGAACCTGCGGCATCGCCGCCGGCGCCCGCGATGTCATGAGTGCCCTGATGGAAGAAATGGCGGAAGCAGACCGTCAGGATATCCGCGTAGTGGCCTCAGGATGTATGGGAATGTGCTCCAGTGAACCCAATGTCACCATTGAGGTCGAAGACAGTGAGCCCATAGTGTATCAACTCATGGATGCCAATAAAATGCGGCAGGTTTTCAAACGCCATGTTCTGCTCGGTGAGGTCCAGACCGATTTTGCATTGGCGAAGATGTAA
- a CDS encoding ATP-binding protein codes for MRELSLHILDVVENGITAGGNCIWIEVEEDLKADQLKIVIRDNGHGMPVEKMQNINDPFITSRTTRRVGLGLSLLAAAAERCEGKLRVDTEPGKGTEVETTFQHSHIDRAPLGDMAATVTTLIIGNPEIDFVYSHLIDGREFSLDTREIRAEMEDLSLSDPVFIHHLTESIRTSLADLATSDNSP; via the coding sequence ATGCGAGAACTATCGTTACATATTTTAGACGTTGTCGAAAACGGGATTACTGCCGGAGGCAACTGTATCTGGATTGAGGTTGAAGAAGATCTTAAGGCAGACCAGCTTAAAATTGTGATTCGAGACAATGGTCACGGGATGCCGGTTGAAAAAATGCAAAATATCAACGACCCCTTTATCACATCCCGTACCACACGCAGGGTCGGACTGGGACTGTCGCTTTTAGCTGCCGCTGCCGAGCGCTGCGAAGGGAAATTACGGGTCGACACAGAACCCGGCAAAGGAACAGAGGTTGAAACAACTTTTCAGCACAGCCATATCGATCGTGCCCCTCTGGGGGACATGGCAGCCACGGTGACAACCCTTATCATTGGAAACCCGGAAATCGATTTTGTTTATTCGCACCTGATCGATGGCAGAGAATTTAGTCTGGATACACGTGAAATTCGAGCGGAAATGGAGGATCTTTCATTGTCCGACCCGGTGTTCATTCACCATCTAACCGAATCGATCCGAACTTCGCTCGCCGATCTGGCAACAAGTGACAATTCACCTTAA
- a CDS encoding PHP domain-containing protein yields the protein MLKKIKADLHIHSCLSPCSDWDMSPKKIIQKSLEQQLDLIAICDHNTAENAAATMREGRRQGIAVLPGMEICSREEVHMVTLFKSVEDAINMQQYIYKHLSGNNQPEVFGHQVIADEHDQVLGENPRLLIGATGLSLMDIVQKAHHIGGICISSHVDRPSYSLIGQLGFIPEDLQLDAVEVSYRVPLEKARTEVPGIGDYPCVTASDAHFLHDIGKVWTEFIMAAPSLEELTMAFTGTEGRHIIS from the coding sequence GTGTTAAAGAAAATCAAAGCCGACCTCCATATTCACTCTTGCCTCTCACCTTGCAGCGACTGGGATATGAGTCCCAAAAAGATTATTCAAAAGAGTCTTGAGCAACAACTTGATTTAATCGCCATCTGTGATCACAATACAGCCGAGAACGCTGCCGCAACCATGCGCGAGGGCCGTCGGCAGGGTATTGCCGTTTTGCCGGGTATGGAAATCTGCTCCAGAGAAGAAGTGCACATGGTCACGCTTTTCAAAAGCGTAGAAGATGCCATAAATATGCAGCAATATATTTATAAGCATCTGAGTGGAAATAATCAGCCGGAGGTGTTCGGGCATCAGGTGATCGCTGATGAGCACGATCAGGTCCTGGGCGAAAATCCGCGCCTGTTGATCGGCGCCACAGGCCTGAGCCTTATGGATATTGTGCAAAAAGCCCATCATATCGGCGGTATCTGTATCAGCTCTCATGTGGATCGCCCGTCTTACAGCTTAATCGGTCAATTGGGATTTATCCCGGAAGATCTGCAATTAGACGCTGTAGAGGTATCTTACCGCGTGCCCCTTGAAAAAGCACGAACAGAGGTGCCGGGTATTGGCGATTATCCTTGTGTAACAGCTTCAGACGCCCATTTTTTACACGATATCGGTAAGGTGTGGACCGAATTCATTATGGCAGCGCCTTCCCTGGAGGAACTAACGATGGCATTCACCGGTACGGAAGGGCGTCATATTATAAGTTAA
- a CDS encoding DRTGG domain-containing protein, whose translation MLVKDLVDKFDLEVAGGQQGLDREVNEGYCGDLLSEIMGNAPIGCAWLTIQGHQNIVAVAVLREMAAIIITSGQKPDAETIQKADQEGIPILQWPDSSFQLAGRLFSAGIGNTE comes from the coding sequence ATGTTGGTCAAAGACCTGGTAGATAAATTCGATCTTGAAGTTGCCGGTGGGCAACAAGGACTTGACCGTGAGGTCAACGAGGGCTATTGCGGCGATTTGTTAAGTGAAATTATGGGAAACGCACCGATCGGATGCGCCTGGCTGACCATTCAGGGGCATCAGAATATTGTGGCGGTGGCCGTGCTGCGTGAAATGGCCGCCATAATTATTACCAGTGGCCAGAAACCGGATGCGGAAACCATCCAAAAAGCGGACCAGGAAGGCATTCCTATTTTGCAGTGGCCAGATTCGTCATTTCAACTGGCCGGCCGGCTTTTTAGCGCCGGAATTGGAAATACAGAGTGA
- a CDS encoding [Fe-Fe] hydrogenase large subunit C-terminal domain-containing protein yields MSKRHTSTCFVRFDRDLCAGHGSCLRVCPTKAIRIKRKKAVRIVDQCIGCGECIRICRERAVSAATEGPDILNKDQVAIALVSPVLYAQFPGVMPKDVLLGLRQMGFQHTIDMSYFLEMFQCATEEFISRNRASEQAPWPLISPICPIVVRLIAFKFPSLLPNVLPVLRPVALMAREVKRRLIPEYLDKGQEVVLYYINPCPTKKDPACLPARKKTAPAEVALGINDIYPHLIKHVEQIKAADAIPFYQTRFEYETCATGNASMWGMSGGEIADMDIERSLAVSGMEETISYLEKIEMGLFQDIEYIEFRTCREGCLGGVLNAIDKYLAKSAVQKMIKRYGLGRRLHRENILRMYEKGEFQSEKDPSKLTSLFGARKKALSIDSMQEIEKVMLLIKGTDCTACGAPDCRTFAEDVVRGQAALKDCLFIDAQSKAKRKSATPRRKDAAKNVGQRPGR; encoded by the coding sequence TTGAGCAAAAGACATACCTCGACTTGCTTTGTCCGTTTTGACCGGGACCTGTGTGCCGGCCACGGGTCATGTCTGAGGGTTTGTCCTACCAAAGCCATTCGCATCAAAAGAAAGAAGGCTGTTCGAATTGTGGACCAGTGCATCGGTTGCGGTGAATGCATTCGCATCTGCCGTGAACGCGCCGTCAGTGCAGCAACCGAAGGTCCTGACATTCTGAATAAGGACCAGGTCGCCATTGCGCTGGTGTCACCGGTTCTCTACGCGCAGTTTCCCGGTGTGATGCCCAAAGATGTGCTGTTGGGCCTGCGTCAGATGGGTTTTCAGCACACCATCGACATGTCTTATTTTCTGGAAATGTTCCAGTGTGCCACCGAGGAATTCATCAGTCGCAACCGCGCGTCCGAGCAGGCTCCATGGCCCCTGATTTCACCGATCTGCCCCATCGTGGTCAGGCTGATTGCATTTAAATTTCCCAGCCTATTGCCCAATGTCTTACCGGTGTTGCGGCCGGTGGCATTGATGGCGCGCGAGGTTAAACGGCGACTTATTCCCGAATATCTGGATAAGGGCCAGGAGGTTGTTTTATACTACATCAATCCCTGCCCGACCAAAAAAGATCCAGCATGCCTGCCTGCTCGCAAAAAGACCGCACCTGCTGAGGTAGCGCTTGGAATCAACGACATTTATCCGCACCTGATAAAACATGTGGAGCAAATCAAGGCGGCGGATGCCATTCCTTTTTATCAAACCCGCTTTGAATACGAGACCTGTGCCACGGGCAACGCCTCCATGTGGGGCATGTCCGGTGGAGAAATCGCTGACATGGATATCGAGCGATCTTTGGCAGTTTCAGGGATGGAAGAAACGATTAGCTATTTAGAAAAAATTGAGATGGGGTTGTTTCAGGATATCGAGTATATTGAATTCCGGACCTGCCGAGAAGGCTGCCTGGGCGGGGTGCTAAACGCTATCGATAAGTATCTCGCCAAAAGTGCGGTCCAAAAAATGATCAAGCGATATGGTCTCGGCAGACGCCTGCATCGTGAAAACATTTTGCGAATGTATGAAAAAGGCGAATTTCAAAGCGAGAAAGACCCATCCAAACTGACCAGTTTGTTTGGTGCCCGCAAAAAGGCGCTGTCCATCGATTCAATGCAAGAAATTGAGAAAGTGATGCTACTGATTAAAGGGACCGACTGCACCGCGTGCGGGGCACCGGACTGCCGTACATTTGCCGAAGATGTGGTACGGGGTCAAGCGGCTTTGAAAGATTGTCTTTTTATCGATGCCCAAAGCAAGGCGAAACGCAAATCCGCCACACCGAGAAGAAAGGATGCTGCTAAAAATGTTGGTCAAAGACCTGGTAGATAA
- a CDS encoding ATP-binding protein, giving the protein MAQLKKSFPIKSRDFIRAGEASINVQNLLKSMDFDPRLIRRVAICGYESEMNVVMHGGDGTLSIEVDSDKLILEVTDDGPGIPDIDLAMQAGYSTANDDHREMGFGAGMGLPNMKKNSDRIQVESPENNGTVVRMTFFIPDKGTSD; this is encoded by the coding sequence ATGGCCCAGCTAAAAAAAAGCTTTCCCATTAAAAGCAGAGATTTTATTCGGGCCGGCGAAGCCTCGATTAACGTTCAAAACCTGCTAAAATCAATGGATTTCGATCCACGCTTGATTCGGCGGGTCGCTATCTGCGGCTATGAAAGCGAAATGAACGTCGTCATGCATGGCGGGGACGGCACCCTGAGCATTGAAGTGGACAGCGACAAGCTAATTTTGGAAGTCACCGATGATGGCCCGGGCATCCCCGATATTGACTTGGCCATGCAGGCCGGATATTCAACGGCCAATGATGACCATCGTGAGATGGGTTTTGGCGCCGGCATGGGTTTACCGAATATGAAAAAAAATTCAGATCGGATTCAGGTTGAATCCCCGGAAAACAATGGGACCGTGGTTCGAATGACTTTTTTTATCCCTGACAAAGGAACATCAGATTGA
- a CDS encoding DRTGG domain-containing protein, with the protein MKLSEIVDALDATLLTGEDKLDEVITRCGASDLMSDVLAAVSEDCVLLTGLTTIQVIRTAMVAGVGAVVIVRKKKPPQEVIDMAKEQGIPLISSPYSMFVSCGRLHACNLVGLDGQR; encoded by the coding sequence ATGAAGCTATCCGAAATTGTTGATGCGCTCGATGCAACCCTTTTAACCGGTGAGGACAAACTGGATGAAGTCATCACCAGATGCGGTGCCAGTGATCTGATGAGCGATGTGCTGGCCGCGGTTTCCGAAGATTGTGTCTTATTAACCGGTTTGACGACCATCCAGGTCATTCGTACGGCCATGGTAGCCGGCGTCGGGGCGGTAGTCATTGTCAGAAAGAAAAAGCCGCCCCAGGAAGTGATCGACATGGCCAAAGAACAGGGCATACCGCTTATATCGAGCCCGTATTCAATGTTTGTCTCCTGCGGCAGACTGCATGCGTGCAATCTTGTTGGGCTTGACGGACAACGTTAA
- the ade gene encoding adenine deaminase: MNLTDIIKAAHGETPVDLLLTNAQIVDVMTGEIVPQALAISNGIIVGCGQYEAKEIVDLNKRYVAPGFIDSHVHIESAMTCISEFARAIVVHGTTTVAADPHEIANVLGTDGIAYMLQAAEDQPIDIYFTLPSCVPATDMETAGARLTAEDLEPFFSHKRVVALAEMMNYPGVIFGDPDVLAKIDMAKRHRKPIDGHAPGVNGRALNAYIAAGIRSDHECTTAQEAREKMAAGMHIMIRQGTGAKNLKALLEAVNDRTSRRMMWCTDDRHPHDLIEEGHIDSIVREAIGSGLDPILAIQMATLNPAEYFRLDHLGAIAPGRQANLVVFSNLQKPVIEQVYCRGVVTAENGKILPHIQAPAPAPIAPSMHVDLNTIDFSIAADNKNIRVIELVADQLITHECIEQPTIRNLQAVSDPSRDLLKLAVVERHSASGNIGKGFVKGFGLKHGALASSVAHDSHNIIVVGATDADMQTALEAVVNMGGGLAAASNRKILARLALPLAGLMSFEPVSRVQRQLDALIDVTQEMGCILTDPFMILSFLALPVIPALKLTDKGLIDVNKFEVVSLYV; this comes from the coding sequence ATGAACTTGACCGACATAATCAAAGCCGCTCACGGTGAAACACCCGTTGATTTGCTGCTAACCAATGCACAGATTGTCGATGTCATGACCGGCGAAATTGTCCCGCAGGCGCTTGCCATCAGCAATGGTATCATCGTCGGATGTGGCCAATATGAGGCCAAGGAAATTGTGGATTTAAACAAGCGCTATGTCGCACCCGGTTTTATTGATTCCCACGTTCATATTGAAAGCGCCATGACATGCATATCCGAATTTGCCCGGGCCATCGTCGTGCACGGCACCACGACCGTAGCCGCCGATCCCCATGAAATCGCCAATGTGTTGGGCACAGACGGCATTGCCTATATGCTGCAGGCAGCCGAAGACCAACCGATCGACATTTATTTTACCTTGCCCTCCTGCGTGCCGGCCACCGATATGGAAACCGCGGGCGCCCGCCTGACGGCCGAAGATCTTGAGCCCTTTTTTAGCCACAAAAGAGTTGTGGCCCTGGCTGAAATGATGAATTATCCGGGCGTCATTTTTGGCGACCCGGATGTTCTGGCCAAAATCGATATGGCCAAAAGACACCGTAAGCCGATCGACGGGCATGCACCGGGTGTTAATGGAAGAGCACTGAATGCCTATATCGCCGCTGGCATCAGAAGCGATCATGAGTGCACCACCGCGCAGGAAGCCAGAGAAAAAATGGCTGCTGGAATGCACATTATGATTCGCCAGGGGACCGGTGCTAAAAATTTAAAGGCATTGCTGGAGGCTGTAAATGATCGCACGTCCAGACGTATGATGTGGTGCACCGATGATCGCCACCCCCATGACCTGATCGAAGAGGGCCATATAGATTCAATCGTGCGCGAAGCCATAGGATCGGGTCTGGATCCGATTTTGGCCATCCAAATGGCCACACTGAATCCGGCCGAATACTTTCGTCTTGATCATCTGGGCGCCATTGCCCCTGGCAGACAGGCTAATTTGGTCGTCTTTTCCAATTTGCAAAAACCGGTGATCGAACAGGTATATTGCCGCGGTGTTGTGACCGCCGAAAACGGAAAGATCCTGCCCCATATACAGGCACCGGCGCCGGCGCCGATTGCCCCTTCAATGCATGTGGATTTGAATACAATTGATTTCAGCATTGCGGCTGATAATAAAAACATACGCGTCATTGAACTCGTGGCGGATCAGTTGATTACTCATGAGTGCATCGAACAGCCGACCATCAGAAATCTTCAGGCCGTCAGCGACCCATCAAGGGATTTATTGAAGCTGGCAGTTGTGGAACGCCACAGCGCCAGCGGCAATATCGGCAAGGGATTTGTCAAAGGCTTCGGCCTAAAGCACGGCGCCCTGGCATCCAGTGTCGCCCATGATTCCCACAATATCATCGTTGTCGGCGCTACCGATGCAGATATGCAGACCGCATTAGAAGCCGTTGTCAATATGGGTGGTGGTTTGGCAGCTGCATCAAACCGAAAGATTCTGGCACGTCTGGCATTGCCGCTAGCCGGGTTAATGTCCTTTGAGCCGGTCAGCAGGGTGCAACGGCAGCTGGATGCCTTAATCGATGTCACTCAAGAAATGGGCTGCATTTTAACCGATCCCTTTATGATCCTGTCATTTCTGGCGCTGCCTGTCATCCCGGCATTAAAGCTGACGGACAAAGGTCTGATCGATGTGAACAAATTTGAAGTTGTCTCTTTATATGTGTGA
- a CDS encoding amidohydrolase, with product MPYDLVIHNGTFVTVNERFDIIPDGLLCIKAGTIERLDILPADQSPPPATETIDANGGIVLPGLVNSHTHLPMTLFRGLADDLPLDSWLNEHIFPAESAHLQPDNVSWGALLACAEMLLSGTTTCCDGYFFEDQVAAAVETSGLRAVLAQGIIDFPAPGVPDPKNNIKASRAFVSKWQHASALITPSVFCHSAYTCSGETLTKAKALCIDAGLCFQIHAAETQTECRQIQQKYRSTPIAYLDDLGVLDADTLLVHCVWLTDDDIDIIVKRKASIAHNPESNAKLAAGIAPVPQLIKAGIPLGLGTDGCASNNNLDVFHEMDMAAKIHKAQSHDPTTMDARTVVEMATIGGARAIGLDHQIGSLEVGKQADVIVIDHRSPHLTPMYHPASHIVYTAQSADVRDVVVAGQVLVRNRQILSLDVEEIMSKVNEIADQIQKSR from the coding sequence ATGCCCTACGATCTTGTCATCCATAACGGTACTTTTGTAACCGTCAATGAGCGCTTTGATATTATTCCTGACGGTCTGCTGTGCATCAAAGCGGGCACTATTGAACGCCTCGATATCCTGCCTGCTGATCAGTCACCGCCGCCAGCAACTGAGACGATTGACGCCAATGGTGGGATCGTGTTGCCGGGTTTGGTGAACAGTCACACCCATCTTCCCATGACCCTCTTTCGCGGTTTGGCCGACGACCTGCCATTGGACAGCTGGTTAAACGAACATATTTTCCCGGCTGAAAGCGCCCATCTTCAACCTGACAATGTAAGTTGGGGTGCCTTGCTGGCATGCGCTGAAATGCTGCTTTCGGGAACAACCACCTGCTGTGACGGCTATTTTTTTGAAGACCAGGTGGCAGCGGCTGTGGAAACCAGTGGTTTGCGTGCGGTATTGGCCCAGGGGATAATTGATTTTCCGGCGCCCGGCGTGCCGGATCCTAAAAATAATATAAAGGCTTCCCGGGCATTTGTCTCCAAGTGGCAGCACGCATCCGCTTTGATCACGCCTTCGGTATTTTGTCATTCAGCCTATACCTGCAGCGGCGAAACCTTAACAAAAGCCAAAGCGCTTTGCATTGATGCCGGCCTGTGTTTTCAAATTCATGCAGCCGAAACCCAAACTGAGTGCCGGCAGATACAGCAAAAATATAGAAGCACACCCATTGCTTATTTGGATGACCTGGGGGTACTGGATGCAGACACCTTGCTGGTTCATTGTGTTTGGCTTACAGATGACGACATTGACATCATTGTTAAACGCAAGGCCAGTATTGCGCATAACCCGGAAAGCAATGCCAAATTGGCTGCCGGCATTGCACCGGTACCCCAGCTTATAAAGGCCGGTATACCGCTGGGACTTGGAACCGATGGATGCGCCAGCAACAACAACCTTGATGTGTTCCACGAAATGGACATGGCCGCCAAGATCCACAAAGCACAATCACATGACCCCACTACGATGGATGCCCGAACCGTGGTTGAGATGGCCACCATCGGTGGTGCCCGGGCCATTGGTCTGGATCACCAGATCGGCTCTCTTGAAGTGGGCAAACAGGCCGATGTGATCGTTATCGATCATCGCAGCCCGCATTTGACACCGATGTATCATCCGGCATCACATATTGTCTATACCGCACAAAGCGCCGATGTACGTGATGTCGTGGTCGCCGGACAAGTTTTGGTGCGCAATCGACAGATTCTCAGCCTGGATGTTGAAGAGATTATGTCAAAAGTCAACGAGATTGCCGATCAAATTCAAAAGAGCCGATGA
- a CDS encoding amidohydrolase, whose product MKPKFADILIINGTILTMDANDTTIVNGTVAIAKDSIAAVGPAEKFSDWRASEVIDAQGGIVMPGLINSHTHAAMTCFRGLADDLPLMTWLNDHIFPAETKLTEQMVYAGSLLACAEMIMSGTTCFCDMYLFEDAVARAAHDAGMRAVVGEVLYDFDSPNYGPIDNGFEYTRKMIDTWQDDPLINIAVEPHSVYLCAPKLLKKAFDLAQEFALPLVIHLAESKSEIEQVKERYGRTPVEHMAELGLLAPNVVACHCVELTENDIALLQRFDVKVAHNAESNMKLASGVAPIPRLIDEGICVGLGTDGCASNNDLDLFLEMDTVAKLHKAKTLDPTVMNAQTVLKMATRKSAAVLGMDSVIGSLEAGKKADLIIIDTNKPHLTPMYSPVSHLVYAAMGSDVRASIINGTIVMNDGQLKTMNLGRVMDEVNQIAQDIIATK is encoded by the coding sequence ATGAAACCGAAATTCGCTGATATCCTGATCATAAACGGAACCATCCTGACAATGGATGCCAATGACACCACCATCGTCAATGGCACAGTTGCTATCGCCAAGGATAGCATCGCGGCAGTTGGTCCGGCAGAAAAATTTTCCGATTGGCGCGCATCCGAGGTTATCGATGCCCAGGGCGGAATTGTCATGCCCGGACTGATCAACAGCCATACGCATGCTGCCATGACGTGTTTTAGAGGGCTGGCAGATGACCTGCCATTGATGACCTGGCTCAATGATCATATATTTCCAGCAGAAACCAAGCTAACTGAACAGATGGTCTACGCCGGCAGCCTGTTGGCCTGCGCAGAGATGATCATGTCCGGCACCACCTGCTTCTGCGACATGTATCTGTTCGAGGATGCCGTTGCCCGAGCCGCCCATGATGCCGGTATGCGCGCGGTGGTCGGTGAAGTCTTGTATGATTTCGACTCGCCCAATTACGGCCCCATTGACAATGGTTTTGAATATACCCGCAAAATGATCGATACCTGGCAGGATGATCCATTGATTAATATCGCTGTAGAACCGCATTCGGTCTATTTGTGTGCGCCGAAATTACTTAAGAAGGCATTTGACCTGGCCCAGGAATTTGCGCTGCCACTGGTCATCCATTTAGCTGAATCTAAAAGCGAAATTGAGCAAGTCAAAGAGCGATATGGTCGGACACCGGTGGAACATATGGCTGAACTTGGGCTATTGGCTCCCAATGTGGTCGCTTGCCATTGTGTTGAGCTGACGGAAAACGATATCGCCCTACTGCAACGTTTTGATGTCAAAGTCGCACACAATGCCGAAAGCAACATGAAATTGGCATCCGGTGTGGCGCCAATCCCCAGGCTGATAGATGAGGGCATCTGCGTGGGATTGGGAACCGATGGTTGCGCAAGCAACAATGACCTGGACCTTTTTTTGGAAATGGACACAGTGGCCAAACTCCATAAGGCCAAAACCTTAGATCCCACCGTTATGAATGCGCAAACAGTTCTCAAAATGGCCACCCGTAAAAGTGCTGCGGTCTTGGGTATGGATTCGGTTATCGGTTCCCTCGAGGCTGGTAAAAAAGCAGATCTTATCATCATCGACACCAACAAACCCCACCTGACGCCAATGTACAGTCCGGTTTCGCATCTGGTTTATGCAGCCATGGGAAGTGACGTCCGTGCGTCTATTATTAACGGCACAATCGTAATGAATGACGGACAGCTTAAGACCATGAACCTCGGCAGGGTTATGGACGAGGTCAACCAAATCGCACAGGATATCATAGCCACTAAATAA
- a CDS encoding purine-nucleoside phosphorylase: MQNLMQHLAETTAFIKGKTQVRPYIGYLTGTGLGESAESMSIDLTVKYKDIPHFPLSTVQSHKGQLLVGELNGCPMITLQGRFHLYEGYSPLEVTYPIRLMQQLGVKILFLSNAAGGLNPKFSAGDIMLIDDHINLTATNPLIGPNDDHLGTRFPDMSRAYHPDLIAFAEETAHAAKIKYQKGIYVGLIGPALETPSEVTFLQTIGAEAVGFSTVQEVIAAVHGGLRVLGLSTITNVHNPADPVPANVEEIIAVAQKAAPLLEAILKGVAKRIYETEIR; the protein is encoded by the coding sequence ATGCAAAATTTAATGCAGCATCTGGCAGAAACCACCGCTTTCATCAAAGGCAAGACCCAGGTCAGACCGTATATCGGTTATTTGACCGGTACCGGTCTGGGTGAAAGTGCCGAATCGATGTCGATTGATCTAACCGTTAAATACAAAGACATCCCTCATTTTCCACTGTCAACGGTTCAATCTCACAAAGGCCAGTTGCTGGTCGGTGAACTCAACGGTTGCCCGATGATCACCCTGCAGGGCCGCTTTCATCTCTATGAAGGCTATAGCCCGCTCGAAGTCACCTATCCGATTCGCCTGATGCAACAACTTGGCGTCAAAATTCTGTTCCTTTCCAACGCCGCCGGTGGTCTGAATCCCAAATTTAGCGCCGGCGACATCATGTTAATTGATGACCATATCAATTTGACTGCAACCAATCCGTTGATCGGCCCCAACGATGACCATCTGGGCACCCGATTTCCGGATATGTCCCGCGCTTATCACCCTGACCTCATCGCTTTTGCCGAAGAAACGGCTCATGCCGCTAAAATAAAGTACCAGAAAGGCATTTATGTCGGTCTGATAGGGCCGGCCCTTGAAACCCCGTCGGAGGTCACGTTTTTACAAACCATTGGAGCGGAGGCTGTTGGATTTTCAACAGTGCAGGAAGTCATCGCCGCCGTCCATGGTGGCCTGCGGGTGTTGGGGCTGTCGACGATTACCAATGTTCACAACCCTGCAGATCCGGTTCCCGCCAACGTTGAAGAAATCATCGCTGTCGCTCAAAAAGCAGCGCCGTTGCTGGAAGCGATCCTTAAAGGAGTTGCCAAACGAATTTATGAAACCGAAATTCGCTGA
- a CDS encoding NAD(P)H-dependent oxidoreductase subunit E, with translation MAPDTRPDHPEISDEMWPKIDDIISTNCNVPGSIIGVLRECQDVVGWLPVELIDYISDGLNLSRSEVFGVVSFYSLFSLTPKGRHLIKACLGTACYVKGIKEVMSRIGNEYQLEEGSTTEDRRFSLEAVRCLGACGLAPVVVVDEDTYGDVKADKVIEVLEKYE, from the coding sequence ATGGCACCTGACACCCGTCCTGACCATCCCGAAATTTCAGATGAAATGTGGCCTAAAATCGATGACATCATTTCTACCAACTGCAATGTGCCCGGTTCAATCATTGGTGTTTTGAGAGAATGCCAGGATGTGGTCGGCTGGTTGCCGGTGGAGCTGATTGACTATATCAGCGATGGTCTGAATTTGTCCCGCAGCGAGGTGTTTGGGGTGGTTTCATTTTATTCCTTGTTTTCCCTGACGCCCAAGGGCCGACACCTGATCAAAGCCTGCTTAGGTACTGCCTGTTATGTAAAAGGCATTAAAGAAGTGATGAGCCGGATCGGCAATGAATACCAGCTTGAAGAAGGCAGCACCACCGAAGATCGTCGGTTTTCACTGGAGGCCGTCCGATGCCTTGGGGCATGCGGTCTGGCACCTGTCGTGGTCGTAGATGAGGATACATACGGTGATGTCAAAGCCGACAAGGTTATCGAAGTGCTGGAAAAATACGAGTAG